Proteins from one Rubripirellula tenax genomic window:
- a CDS encoding tetratricopeptide repeat protein produces MKRSRQLALIAIGFAWLVPCVIARADVTSFIDGVGELPQDVPGENAVLAKRISHAKDLIAKGLLSEAAEHLEVLRTHPEVSDVDVVIADLLFSAGRGFEAQQWLERASAIGPQRVGIYLSFAELAVRQRRWFDGWALTGLAERIDPPRHWSPAMKGRVADRLKLLKAICCEGRSDWDQAREAYSSLIEASAELSETVARQAYSGLARSCFLAKDYQSAFTALTNLAAKVPAIGNPDQMMAALYEQAGMVAEADEAYQKSVRASVGGQQTAARLAYARFLLHTNAPEKAKPLLGDSKMPVSGDPTEEAERFFLLAVSARLEGRFSDAMTILSKLHQERPDSVAAAMQLAVVLVDRQDESMRARAMQIAESVVRNLPSSSDAWATLGWVQLRLGDTAAADKSLAESLKLSKPSRDTLYYMAEFKRAMGKTDDANALMQLYDTAAGPRFFARDQHSKPARKL; encoded by the coding sequence GTGAAGCGATCACGGCAGCTCGCTTTGATTGCGATCGGGTTTGCATGGCTAGTACCGTGCGTGATCGCCCGCGCGGACGTGACTTCGTTTATCGATGGAGTAGGCGAACTGCCGCAGGATGTTCCGGGTGAGAATGCTGTTCTCGCTAAGCGGATCAGCCACGCAAAGGACTTGATCGCGAAGGGACTGCTAAGCGAAGCAGCCGAACATTTGGAAGTCCTGCGGACGCACCCCGAAGTTTCAGATGTTGACGTCGTCATCGCGGACCTGCTGTTTTCGGCCGGTCGTGGTTTTGAGGCTCAGCAATGGCTCGAACGAGCTTCCGCAATCGGGCCTCAGCGTGTTGGTATTTACTTGTCCTTTGCCGAATTGGCCGTTCGGCAACGTCGTTGGTTTGACGGGTGGGCGTTGACGGGGCTGGCGGAACGCATTGATCCGCCGCGGCATTGGTCGCCAGCGATGAAGGGCCGTGTTGCCGATCGGCTTAAGTTGTTGAAAGCGATCTGTTGTGAAGGGCGTTCTGATTGGGATCAGGCGAGGGAAGCTTACAGTTCGCTAATCGAGGCGTCTGCGGAATTGTCGGAGACGGTCGCTCGTCAGGCTTACTCGGGCTTGGCGCGATCCTGTTTTCTAGCAAAGGACTATCAGTCAGCGTTTACGGCGCTGACGAATCTTGCGGCGAAGGTTCCCGCGATTGGGAATCCAGATCAAATGATGGCGGCCTTATACGAACAGGCTGGCATGGTCGCCGAAGCGGATGAAGCCTATCAAAAATCGGTTCGGGCATCCGTCGGAGGTCAACAAACAGCCGCTCGGCTTGCGTACGCGAGGTTCTTGTTACACACCAATGCACCGGAGAAGGCGAAGCCGCTATTGGGCGATTCGAAGATGCCGGTTTCGGGAGACCCGACCGAGGAGGCCGAGCGATTTTTTTTGCTGGCCGTATCCGCTCGCTTGGAAGGTCGTTTCAGCGATGCGATGACGATTCTTTCCAAGTTACACCAAGAACGTCCCGATTCGGTCGCCGCGGCGATGCAGTTGGCGGTAGTCCTTGTTGATCGGCAAGACGAATCGATGCGGGCACGCGCGATGCAGATTGCGGAATCCGTCGTTCGCAATCTGCCAAGTTCAAGCGATGCGTGGGCAACCTTGGGGTGGGTGCAGCTGCGACTGGGTGACACTGCGGCAGCGGACAAAAGCTTGGCGGAGTCATTAAAATTGAGCAAGCCGTCGCGGGACACGCTCTACTACATGGCCGAATTCAAAAGGGCGATGGGGAAAACGGACGACGCAAATGCGTTGATGCAACTTTACGATACCGCCGCGGGCCCAAGATTCTTTGCCCGAGATCAGCATAGCAAGCCAGCTCGCAAGCTTTGA
- a CDS encoding beta strand repeat-containing protein has protein sequence MKRLTCVGFGLSGNGKRRRMRLAAALLGLGTSVAWFGNPASAQTTWAFPTTGTWSDATKWSTGVVPDNAAENVLVSQSGTYTVTLDDNRSINDLTLNAGAATFRHTSGILSLNGALQVLAGRYELAGGTLSGGTLTGNDLAYVYGALDAVSVTGGITLSEPSGYVTFAGGTTVAGDIAVENTSTIYVDQTFSLNSQTMTLGDAGGTTSGVVYLLTGSMVTIDSGSTVRANAAGFYLQGGELINEGLIEATLSTNSGLYDFGGGTFTNRGTVTASNGAILDVGSGNTTNVGGTMSSTLGSSLTMSGAWSNSGGVLSTDGTSSLSLGGTFDTANLGTINRATGGNVYITGAQNNVGSTFSPGAGWTLAGGTISGGTLTGNDLAYASGVLDAVSVTGGITLSEPSGYVTLSGGTTVAGDIAVENNSTIYVDQAFSLSSQTMTLGDAGGTTSGVVYLLTGSMVTIDSGSTVRANAAGFYLQGGELINEGLIEATLSTNSGLYDFGGGTFTNRGTVTASNGAILDVGSGNTTNVGGTMSSTLGSSLTMSGAWSNSGGVLSTDGTSSLSLGGTFDTANLGTINVASGGKVYISGTQTNVGSTFSPGPGWTLAGGTISGGTLNGNSLAYSYGALDAVSVTGGMTLSEPSGYVTVMGGTTIAGDIGIDNSSTLYIDQDHTFSNQKVTLGDVSGTTAGTVYFYQSVSTGNEATFASDSQLVGNGTVFSSTVPVHLDGTISPGFSVGILYFNGDGEFDLGSTAMLDIELGGTNPGEFDTLTFDRLTLGGGLNVSLVNGFTLADGMVFDFLFVSDPISGTGMFNGLNNLDTVGTFGGFDLKVAYGVGDGNNDVRLFSVVTAVPEPSAVAALAMGGLVVIGYRKRRQKLVLA, from the coding sequence ATGAAGCGTTTAACTTGCGTTGGTTTTGGGTTGTCGGGCAATGGAAAGCGTCGCCGTATGCGACTGGCCGCGGCATTGTTGGGATTGGGAACTTCAGTTGCTTGGTTTGGTAATCCTGCGTCGGCTCAAACGACGTGGGCGTTCCCGACGACGGGAACGTGGTCGGATGCGACGAAATGGAGCACGGGCGTTGTTCCTGATAACGCTGCGGAAAACGTACTGGTCAGCCAATCGGGTACTTACACGGTAACGTTGGATGACAATCGGTCGATCAACGATCTGACTTTGAATGCCGGTGCGGCCACTTTTCGCCACACGTCAGGAATTCTGTCCCTTAACGGCGCGCTACAAGTCCTCGCCGGCCGTTACGAATTAGCGGGCGGTACGCTTTCGGGTGGCACGCTAACGGGCAACGATCTGGCTTACGTTTACGGCGCGCTCGATGCGGTGTCAGTGACCGGTGGGATAACACTTTCCGAACCGTCGGGTTACGTCACGTTCGCCGGCGGAACAACGGTTGCCGGTGACATCGCTGTCGAAAATACTTCAACGATCTATGTCGACCAAACATTTAGTTTGAACAGTCAAACGATGACTCTAGGCGATGCGGGTGGCACAACCAGCGGCGTCGTCTATTTGCTAACCGGTTCCATGGTGACGATCGACAGCGGTTCGACGGTACGTGCCAACGCAGCCGGTTTTTATCTTCAAGGTGGCGAGCTGATCAACGAGGGACTGATCGAAGCTACTTTGTCGACCAATTCGGGACTGTACGACTTTGGCGGCGGAACGTTTACCAATCGCGGAACGGTTACGGCTTCCAACGGAGCCATCCTTGACGTTGGCTCGGGAAATACGACCAACGTCGGTGGCACGATGTCGTCAACACTGGGGTCATCGCTGACGATGAGCGGGGCGTGGTCCAACAGCGGCGGTGTATTGTCGACCGACGGCACGTCGTCGCTTTCACTCGGCGGCACATTCGACACCGCGAATCTGGGAACGATCAACCGGGCAACGGGCGGTAACGTTTACATCACCGGGGCTCAAAACAACGTCGGCAGCACGTTTAGTCCCGGTGCCGGGTGGACGTTGGCGGGCGGTACGATTTCGGGTGGCACGCTGACGGGCAACGATTTGGCTTACGCGTCCGGCGTGCTCGACGCGGTGTCAGTGACCGGTGGGATAACACTTTCCGAACCGTCGGGTTACGTCACGCTGTCTGGCGGCACGACAGTGGCCGGTGACATTGCTGTCGAAAACAATTCGACGATCTATGTCGATCAAGCATTTAGTTTGAGCAGTCAAACGATGACTCTTGGCGATGCGGGCGGCACAACCAGCGGCGTCGTCTATTTGCTAACCGGTTCCATGGTGACGATCGACAGCGGTTCGACGGTACGTGCCAACGCAGCCGGTTTTTATCTTCAAGGTGGCGAGCTGATCAACGAGGGACTGATCGAAGCTACTTTGTCGACCAATTCGGGACTGTACGACTTTGGCGGCGGAACGTTTACCAATCGCGGAACGGTTACGGCTTCCAACGGAGCCATCCTTGACGTTGGCTCGGGAAATACGACCAACGTCGGTGGCACGATGTCGTCAACACTGGGGTCATCACTGACGATGAGCGGGGCGTGGTCCAACAGCGGCGGTGTATTGTCGACCGACGGCACGTCGTCGCTTTCACTCGGCGGCACATTCGATACCGCAAACTTGGGCACCATCAACGTCGCTTCGGGTGGCAAGGTTTACATCTCAGGGACTCAAACCAACGTCGGCAGCACGTTTAGCCCCGGCCCTGGATGGACCTTGGCGGGCGGTACGATTTCGGGTGGCACATTGAACGGCAACAGTTTGGCCTACTCGTATGGGGCCCTCGACGCGGTGTCAGTGACCGGCGGGATGACACTTTCCGAACCGTCGGGTTACGTCACGGTCATGGGCGGCACGACGATTGCGGGTGACATTGGTATCGACAATTCGTCCACGCTCTACATCGACCAGGATCACACCTTCAGCAATCAGAAGGTGACCTTGGGTGACGTAAGCGGCACGACCGCAGGAACAGTTTACTTTTATCAATCGGTCAGCACCGGCAATGAGGCAACGTTCGCTTCGGATTCTCAATTGGTTGGCAACGGGACGGTATTTTCGTCCACGGTTCCGGTTCACTTGGACGGCACGATCAGCCCCGGGTTCAGCGTAGGAATTTTGTATTTCAATGGCGATGGTGAGTTCGACTTGGGCAGCACGGCGATGCTGGACATCGAATTGGGTGGCACGAACCCGGGCGAGTTTGACACGCTGACGTTCGATAGGTTGACGTTGGGTGGTGGACTGAATGTTTCACTTGTCAACGGTTTTACTTTGGCCGATGGGATGGTATTCGATTTCTTGTTCGTCAGTGATCCGATCAGCGGAACGGGGATGTTCAACGGTTTGAATAACCTGGACACCGTGGGCACGTTCGGCGGGTTCGACTTGAAGGTTGCTTATGGTGTCGGCGACGGCAACAACGACGTCCGATTGTTCAGCGTCGTGACGGCCGTTCCGGAACCGTCTGCGGTGGCCGCACTTGCGATGGGAGGTTTGGTCGTCATCGGATATCGCAAACGTCGGCAAAAACTGGTGCTAGCGTGA
- a CDS encoding DUF4347 domain-containing protein, producing the protein MIRTPHRRSSAPWSILELEKRLMLAADAGVAVASPAPFAESVTRADCTSIVFIDTSVDDLESLVGGVVDGAEVVLIQSDESGIDQITRELARRRGITSVHLVTHGQAGRLQIGNDILDHGSVEQFQSQLSSWATAMNNGADFLIYGCEVGRGERGSQLMRAIGRMTGTDVAASTNFTGNTNANSDWLLEKQFGHVDAATAFSSLARDSYKGLLPITIRAAGVTGEENMQLRIDGSVVATWNGIGGDAYGGQFNDFSYSADGISADRISIAFTNDLYDDAAGIDRNLRVDYITVDGQIFQTESPAVFSTGTWKPNDGIVPGFRESEYLHTDGTFQFSDPGNPGGGTVVAITASGDTGAEAMTLQIDGADVRTWNATATDAVYTFVAAGTVDADSIRISFDNDVYDPANGIDRNLNVDQISLDGVVYQTEAPTTYSTGTWLPADGITPGFRQSETLHSNGYFQFDGEPIATNPGTIGLAVTQVTVDENGGTAQIALTRTGGSDGVATAFYQTVGIEATDGVDFVGNASGTVVFADGQTTATATIALIDDNLIEPIETFSVSLYRVDGAELGVPRTAIVTIVDDETGTGLVGHWRLNETAIGQTVADSSGNGNSGVHRNIASPDGPTTDAPNTDTANPRSLNFDGVNDFVSVNPNPSLNLSSGSFTQSVWIKSEIIDSAFHGIMGYQSGAAANRYPGIWVYQQTKIHAGFGDGTNWNSFVTGDVLVPGKWNHVATTFDGTTYKAFVNGAEVYSSNQFAGRAPTSLDRMDIGRVDNYFQGSIDDARVYNRALTASEVSVLIDGADLPVPDVQGQLIAQSLVSGFDTPIAVDWLPDGRMLVAEQDGLVRIVNANGTIASTPLLDIRNIVNSGTKDRGMLGFAVHPDFANNPYIYVSYTYDPPEVIGQSGLGGVDGNGARVARISRYTVNAAGTFANPNSGVVLVGENSTYANIGTPNKRPDLGDPHSCFDASGNPIDDCIPSDETSHTIGDLEFGPDGMLYATTGDGGSFGRADPVNLRSLDLDSLAGKLLRIDPITGDGLPDNPFFDGDVTSNASKVYAYGLRNGFRFAIDQTSGEFYVGDVGWTQWEEINTGRGANFGWPAFEGGGNGTSLQTSRYRDLPQVQAYYATNPVVTAPVWARLHSSGARAIVMGDFATSSVYGEYQDTLLFTDIGDQVIRAARFDANGSLLDVEVASAALGFLVDMQMANDGFMYYVDIASGSVGRLEFQTV; encoded by the coding sequence ATGATTCGCACCCCACACCGTCGTTCGTCCGCTCCTTGGTCAATTTTGGAACTTGAAAAGCGGTTGATGTTGGCCGCGGATGCGGGCGTCGCCGTCGCTTCGCCGGCCCCTTTTGCCGAGTCCGTTACCCGGGCCGACTGCACTTCGATCGTCTTCATTGATACATCGGTGGACGACTTGGAAAGTCTGGTCGGTGGAGTGGTCGACGGCGCCGAAGTGGTTTTGATCCAGAGCGATGAAAGTGGCATCGACCAAATCACTCGCGAACTTGCCCGACGCCGCGGCATCACTTCGGTTCACTTGGTCACCCACGGTCAAGCCGGTCGTCTGCAAATCGGCAACGACATCTTGGACCATGGCTCGGTCGAACAGTTTCAATCGCAGCTCAGCAGCTGGGCCACTGCGATGAACAACGGCGCCGACTTTTTGATCTACGGCTGCGAAGTCGGCCGAGGCGAACGGGGGTCGCAATTGATGCGCGCCATCGGACGCATGACAGGCACCGATGTTGCCGCTTCGACGAACTTCACCGGCAACACCAATGCTAACTCGGATTGGCTTCTCGAAAAGCAGTTCGGTCACGTTGATGCCGCGACCGCGTTCTCATCGTTGGCGCGAGATTCGTACAAAGGACTTCTGCCGATCACGATCCGCGCTGCCGGCGTGACGGGCGAAGAAAACATGCAACTGCGAATTGATGGCAGCGTTGTCGCAACTTGGAACGGGATCGGCGGCGATGCTTACGGCGGCCAATTCAACGACTTTAGTTATTCAGCCGACGGGATCTCTGCGGACCGCATCAGCATCGCGTTCACCAACGACCTGTACGATGACGCCGCGGGAATCGACCGCAATCTTCGCGTCGACTACATCACCGTCGACGGACAAATTTTTCAAACCGAATCGCCCGCGGTGTTTTCAACTGGCACCTGGAAACCGAACGATGGAATCGTGCCCGGTTTCCGCGAGTCCGAATATCTGCACACCGACGGCACATTCCAGTTTTCCGATCCAGGCAATCCAGGTGGCGGCACCGTCGTCGCGATCACCGCCAGCGGTGACACCGGCGCCGAAGCGATGACGTTGCAGATCGACGGCGCCGATGTGCGAACTTGGAACGCCACCGCAACGGATGCCGTCTACACGTTCGTAGCGGCTGGAACCGTCGATGCGGATTCGATACGAATCTCGTTTGACAACGACGTCTACGATCCGGCGAACGGAATCGATCGCAATTTGAATGTCGACCAGATCTCACTTGATGGCGTTGTTTATCAGACCGAAGCGCCGACGACGTACTCGACGGGCACTTGGTTGCCCGCGGACGGCATCACCCCCGGTTTCCGGCAATCCGAAACGCTTCACTCCAACGGGTACTTTCAATTCGATGGCGAACCCATCGCTACGAATCCGGGCACCATCGGTCTGGCGGTAACGCAAGTGACGGTCGACGAAAACGGGGGAACCGCACAGATCGCGCTCACACGAACCGGCGGCAGTGACGGCGTTGCGACCGCGTTCTATCAAACGGTCGGCATCGAAGCGACCGACGGTGTCGACTTCGTCGGCAACGCATCGGGCACCGTCGTCTTTGCCGACGGACAGACCACGGCCACCGCGACGATCGCCTTGATCGACGACAACTTGATTGAACCCATCGAAACATTTAGCGTCTCGTTGTACCGCGTCGATGGCGCTGAATTGGGTGTGCCCCGAACGGCCATCGTCACCATCGTCGACGACGAAACGGGCACCGGGCTGGTTGGACATTGGCGGTTGAACGAAACGGCGATCGGGCAAACTGTCGCGGACAGTTCGGGCAACGGCAATTCAGGCGTCCACCGAAACATCGCGTCACCGGACGGCCCCACCACCGACGCGCCCAACACCGACACCGCGAATCCGCGCAGCCTGAATTTTGACGGCGTCAACGACTTTGTCTCGGTCAACCCCAACCCGTCACTGAACCTAAGCAGCGGCTCGTTCACTCAATCCGTGTGGATCAAGTCGGAAATCATTGACTCGGCATTCCACGGAATCATGGGTTACCAATCGGGCGCCGCCGCCAATCGTTACCCGGGAATTTGGGTCTACCAACAAACCAAGATTCACGCCGGGTTCGGCGACGGAACGAATTGGAATTCATTCGTAACGGGCGACGTGTTGGTACCTGGGAAATGGAACCACGTGGCAACCACATTTGATGGCACGACTTACAAAGCGTTCGTCAACGGCGCCGAAGTGTATTCATCGAACCAGTTTGCCGGTCGCGCGCCAACGTCACTCGATCGCATGGATATCGGACGTGTGGACAATTACTTCCAAGGCAGCATCGATGACGCTCGCGTCTACAACCGTGCCCTCACCGCATCCGAAGTCTCGGTGTTGATCGACGGCGCCGACTTGCCCGTACCCGACGTGCAAGGCCAATTGATCGCCCAGTCGCTTGTCAGCGGTTTCGACACACCCATCGCCGTCGACTGGTTGCCCGATGGTCGCATGTTGGTTGCCGAGCAAGATGGCTTGGTTCGTATCGTCAATGCGAACGGCACCATCGCGTCGACGCCGCTGTTGGACATTCGCAACATCGTCAACAGCGGGACCAAGGACCGCGGCATGCTGGGCTTTGCGGTCCATCCCGACTTCGCCAACAACCCGTACATCTATGTGTCGTACACCTACGACCCGCCCGAAGTGATCGGCCAATCCGGTCTGGGGGGCGTCGACGGCAACGGGGCGCGAGTGGCAAGGATCTCTCGCTACACCGTCAACGCGGCGGGCACCTTCGCGAACCCGAATAGCGGCGTCGTCTTGGTTGGCGAAAACAGCACTTACGCCAACATCGGTACTCCCAACAAACGCCCCGACTTGGGCGATCCGCATTCGTGCTTTGATGCCAGCGGCAACCCGATCGACGATTGCATCCCCAGCGACGAAACCAGTCACACGATCGGCGACTTGGAATTTGGTCCCGACGGAATGCTTTACGCGACCACGGGTGACGGAGGCTCGTTTGGGCGTGCTGATCCGGTCAACTTGCGATCGCTTGATCTGGACAGCCTGGCCGGCAAACTGCTCCGCATTGACCCAATCACCGGCGACGGGCTGCCCGACAATCCGTTCTTCGACGGCGACGTGACTTCCAACGCCTCGAAGGTCTACGCATACGGACTTCGCAATGGCTTTCGATTCGCCATCGATCAAACGTCGGGCGAATTTTATGTCGGCGATGTCGGGTGGACCCAGTGGGAAGAAATCAACACCGGCCGCGGCGCAAATTTCGGTTGGCCCGCGTTCGAAGGCGGCGGCAACGGCACCAGCTTGCAGACCAGCAGGTATCGAGATCTGCCGCAGGTCCAGGCCTATTACGCCACCAATCCCGTCGTCACGGCGCCGGTTTGGGCGAGACTGCATTCCAGTGGAGCTCGGGCGATTGTGATGGGCGACTTCGCAACCAGTTCGGTCTATGGCGAATACCAGGACACGTTGCTGTTCACGGACATCGGCGACCAGGTCATTCGCGCCGCACGGTTCGATGCCAACGGATCCCTTTTGGACGTCGAAGTCGCATCGGCCGCGCTTGGTTTCTTGGTCGACATGCAAATGGCCAACGACGGCTTCATGTATTACGTCGACATCGCCAGCGGATCCGTCGGCCGACTCGAATTCCAAACGGTGTAG